The stretch of DNA GGGGGCCGCGGCTCCCGGAGCAGGTGGCAGTCGGGGGAGCTCTGGCCTGGGAGCCACGCTCAGGGGGCTGGGACGCACAAGGGACCGGGGCAGGGCACACGCCGGCTCTCAACTCCAGATGCCCCACGCTCTGCTGCAGTGTGTAGCTGTGCCTTACAGAGACCGGGCACAAAGCTGAGGCCGAGCTGACTCTCTAAAGCTGGTGGAAGCGGCAAAGGAAGGGGCTTCTAATCGAGGGAGGCAGCCTTGGGAAGGGGGGAGCCAGGAAGGGACGGGGAAAGGAACTCGGTTGTCCAAGTTACGCAGGAAGAAGCCTCCGAGTGAGGAAGCTCTGGCCCCGAGGGGAGAGCAGCCGATAAGGCCTTGCAACCCACAGAAAGTTGGTCGAAAGTAGGGCGAAGGTGactgtggcagtgggagatcgCGACCTCGGACTCACATGGCCCCCCCGAGAGAGGGCAGCCCCCCGCTTGGGGAGATGCGCCCTCAATAAAAACCTTCAGTAGCGCTACCTGAGGGTGCGCGCTAGTTTGCACGACAAGTGAGAAACTTGTGAGCAGTCCTGTGCGTGAATGGAAAGGAATGTGTAATGCACGCTGAATGTGCAAGTGCTCTGCGTGTAGCATGTGTACCCTCGAGTAACCTGGTGAGCGTGTTAGAGGGAAACATTGCCCCGTGCTGCCAGCGCTGTAACGAAGAATGCCTGCCTTCTAAAACTTCAAATCCAGTCTTAGAGCGATTTTCTCCGTGACCGACTTTACAGTATCACATAAAGTGGGCAactgctgccagggctccctGCTGCACGGGGAGCAGCCTTTCCTGATGGTCAGAGGGACCCTCCTGCGTTCCAGGGTGTGCCCATGGCCTCTGGGCCGGGCACTGGGCGGGCACCACTGTGAAGAGCCTGGGCACggctgaggggcaggggcaggatctgggggtctcccctgccctccccgcaTCTCCAGCTCAGCGTGGGCTTCTCCACCCAGCAGCATGCCGGGGGCGAAACGGGCCCTGGATGCCAGGGCCACTTGTGTTCCCCAGGCAGAAGTCTCGTTTCCCCCGGCTGTCTTTTGGGGTCAGTCGAGGCCAATGCTCTAGACGGGCACGTGGTCGGGGTACCGATGGCGCAGCGTCAACCGCCGTTCTGTGCACACGCGGGTGCGAGTACATCTTCCCACCTGAACATGCCCAGAAGGGGCCCGGAGGGGCTGCATATTGAACGGTGGAGGGTGCTGATGGGTCgtaggttttttcttttccttcccacacaAAATTCCACTACGCTTCGTGGGTAGGCGAAACTACACTTCAACGCTGTTTCTCGATGGGTAGTTTTTCCATAACACGTGGGATCTCCAGGTTTAACCCTGGTGCCGGAAAACTCCAACAAGTACACATATGCTGAATATGGGTTTGCAGCTCTGGGGCACAGCACGTTTCCTTTGGGTCCCATGACAATGTTTTGCAGCTCATTGTTTGTGAACAATTTCTTAGGGGAGTATTCTCATGGGCAAGGGGATTTATTTCCCATGTATCAACTCTGTTCCCTACACCggacaaaaaaatattgaaggGACCAAGCCCCTACCCCATTTGTTACGAATCTCAAAAAGCCAAACCAGGGATAACGGGGCGTTGCATTCGTGGTATATGGGCTCACCGTGGCGTCTCGATACATACCGGATCCCGCCTTTCCAAGGGGCCTGGGTCCCCTGCTCAATAGCCAGCTGGTTGAGGTGCCCACCAGGCCCCTCTCTgacaagctgctttccagccaggtGGCCCtagcctgtgctggtgccggggcttgttcctccccaggggcaggactcGGCACTTGTTGCACCCAGTGAGGTTCCTGCCAGCCCCTTTCTCCAGCCACCCCTttctgcagcccagcctggtcCTCCGAAGGCAGCGCAACCACTGGGGTGCCAGACACGACCACCCCCCATTTTgtgggtgccagcagtgcccagtgccagcCCGTCCCCACTGGGATTGGGCACTGACGGTGTCgcagccccagctgtgggaTGGATGGACGAGCCACAGCACCAGGGatagagaaaacatttcttttttaatatttcagaggGAGGGGAGCttcccaggcagttcccagccctgcactcccccagctgctcactggcaggggATCGTGCTCCTCTACTGCAACTAGCGCTGCCACGGCTGGGTCTTGCAGAAGCAGGTGCAGCGTGGCCGCCACAGGCGTCTGCACCAGTCCTTTAGGCAGCTACACAGACGGCTGCAGACCTTCTGCAGGCATCgtcctgcacagcacagctctggggcCGCTTGGTCACATGCCCTGCCCGTGggcacctgctgctggggactgGGCTCTGCCGGGGTGCTTCCTGCCCACGGAGATGGTGTTGTCCTGGCCActggtgctgcttctgcctggctCTGTGGGGCAACTCTTTTGTTAACTTCCTTTGGGCTCCTCCTGCACGCTTTTACAGGTCTGCGTCTGCCTGGTCGCGTCTCCTTATGTTTGTCCTTGTCCCCATCTGCAGCATTGTCAGTATCTGTGTCCTCCTGCGGCAGCTTCACTCTAAGGCCCCTCTTGCGCGACACTCTGGgtctcagcagccctggctgaggCTGTTCCTCTTCCCTGGTGAGCAGGGGGGAAGGAACCCTGGGGAGGGCCCCAGCACAGGCCACCTTTTGCCACTTGGCTGTCAGCATCTTCAGAAACCTTTCGTACTGCTCGATCTTTTCGAGGGTGCCCTGAATGATGCACATGAACTCCTCAATGCAGTTCTCTGTGCCTATGGCCGAGGGGCTGCCAGGGGGTGGCTCCACATCGATggggctgcttctgcctggtCGCGTCTCCTTATGCTTGTCCTTGTCCCCATCTGCAGCATTGTCCTTGTCTGCATCCGCCCCCGGTAGCTTCACTCTAAGGCCCCTCTTGCGCGACGCTCTGGgtctcagcagccctggctggggctgtTCCTCTTCCCTGGTGAGCAGGGGGGAAGCAACCCTGGGGAGGGCCCCAGCACAGGCCACGTTTTGACACATGGCTATCAGCCTCTGCATAAACCTTTCGTATTGCTCGGTCACTTTGAGGGTGTCCTTCATGATGCACATTAACTTCTCAGTGCGGTTCTTTGTGACTatggctgaggggctgccagggggTGGCTTTACATCGATTCGGCTGCTTCTGCCTGGTCGCGTCTCCTTATGTTTGTGCTTGTTCCCATCTGCAGCATTGTCCTTGTCTGCATCCGCCCCCGGTAGCTTCACTCTAAGGCCCCTCTTGCGCGACTCTCTGGgtctcagcagccctggctggggctgtTCCTCTTCCCTGGTGAGCAGGGGGGAAGGAACCCTGGGGAGGGCCCCAGAACAGGCCGCCCGTCGAAACTTGGCTGTCTGCCTCTGCAGAAACTTTTTGCACTGCTTGGTCATTTTGAGGGCGTCGTGGACCATGCGGATGAGCTCTTCAGTGCGGTTCTCTGTGACCATGGCCGAGGGGCTGCCAGGGGGTGGCTGCACATCGATGGGGCTCTGCGCCCTGTCCCTGCCATCCGTGGGGAACTCCTTGTGCTTTGGCCCCTCTGGCAGCTCCAGTGGGATGTTGAAGCCAATTGGGAGCTGCCCCGCCAGCATGCAGATGGTTTGAAAAGAATATTGAGGTGCCAAGACGTTCATCGATGCTGGCTCTGCTGTTGCACCCGGCCAGGGctctgggaaggagcaggggggTTTCCGtgaagaggagctgctgcagcactgggagtGCGGCACGGTCTCTGGGGAGCAGTGCTCCACGCTTGACGCTTCCAGGCTTGCCCTgcagagggggagagggaagagaccCCCGCTGCACCCGGCCCCTCCGGCAGGACTCACGGGCAGCACACCCTCCTTGGCCggcaggcagcgctgcccagcgtgggcaggggcagggcatgGGCTGAGGGTCTGGGGCAGGACCTGTGGGTGTCCCCTGCGCTTACCCCATCTCCACGGTTGGGGTGGGCTTCTCTGCTGCTCCATGTGCCTGGGGAGAAGCTGCCAAGAGAGGAGATGGTGTGAGTGGCCAGCAGCCCAGAGCCGCAGGCCAGGCCTTCTGCAGGGTGTCACTCGTTTCCAGGTCAATTGGGGCCGGAGCCACTCACCGCTCTCCTCCTCGAACCGGGCTCTTGTCGTGCTCCTCTGATGCTTTGTCTTCTTCCTACGCCCCTGCAGgaccccagcagctgggtgaggaGACGGAAACAG from Falco naumanni isolate bFalNau1 unplaced genomic scaffold, bFalNau1.pat scaffold_335_arrow_pat_ctg1, whole genome shotgun sequence encodes:
- the LOC121082142 gene encoding uncharacterized protein LOC121082142, with product MLAGQLPIGFNIPLELPEGPKHKEFPTDGRDRAQSPIDVQPPPGSPSAMVTENRTEELIRMVHDALKMTKQCKKFLQRQTAKFRRAACSGALPRVPSPLLTREEEQPQPGLLRPRESRKRGLRVKLPGADADKDNAADGNKHKHKETRPGRSSRIDVKPPPGSPSAIVTKNRTEKLMCIMKDTLKVTEQYERFMQRLIAMCQNVACAGALPRVASPLLTREEEQPQPGLLRPRASRKRGLRVKLPGADADKDNAADGDKDKHKETRPGRSSPIDVEPPPGSPSAIGTENCIEEFMCIIQGTLEKIEQYERFLKMLTAKWQKVACAGALPRVPSPLLTREEEQPQPGLLRPRVSRKRGLRVKLPQEDTDTDNAADGDKDKHKETRPGRRRPVKACRRSPKEVNKRVAPQSQAEAAPVARTTPSPWAGSTPAEPSPQQQVPTGSCLKDWCRRLWRPRCTCFCKTQPWQR